The Manihot esculenta cultivar AM560-2 chromosome 11, M.esculenta_v8, whole genome shotgun sequence genome includes a region encoding these proteins:
- the LOC110625461 gene encoding O-fucosyltransferase 13 isoform X1, which yields MIAVSVKPLFIAIFTLSLFLAGILLSPSTPFSSSLVSSSSSSKRKLDIWSVRRIVEWRPCRWWLQGHLTALPAESNGYIRVDCYGGLNQMRRDFCDGVGIARLLNATLVLPKFEAAAYWNESSGFADVFDVDYFIQHINGFVKVVKELPLDIASKEPFQVDCSKRKGQFDYIESVLPSLLEHRYISITPAMSQRRDRYPKYAKAALCQACYSALRLTRSLEKKASELLEAIPKPFLSLHLRFEPDMVAYSQCEYSGLSIASTEAIEAARGDRKPWTGELARIWRKRGKCPLTPNETAIILKALSIPTNTSIYLAAGDGLMEIEGLTSVYTNVYKKSALLSGEDFTSMHGNTKAALDYYVSINSDSYMATYFGNMDKMVAAMRAYKGLYKTLFLSRRAFAELTFQGLKGKELMQALWTAHKEDFVMGRGSALPDCFCEFKF from the exons ATGATTGCGGTCTCCGTCAAGCCATTGTTCATCGCCAtcttcactctctctctcttccttgCCGGCATTTTGCTCTCTCCTTCGACGCCGTTTTCTTCGAGCCTGGTGTCCTCTTCATCTTCATCCAA ACGGAAATTGGATATATGGAGTGTTAGAAGGATTGTGGAATGGAGGCCTTGCAGGTGGTGGCTTCAAGGACACCTTACTG CTCTACCAGCAGAGAGTAATGGGTATATCCGTGTGGATTGCTATGGTGGCCTCAATCAGATGAGACGAGAT TTCTGTGATGGTGTTGGCATTGCCCGTTTGTTAAATGCAACATTGGTGTTGCCAAAGTTTGAAGCTGCTGCATATTGGAATGAATCAAG TGGCTTTGCAGatgtatttgatgttgattACTTCATTCAACATATAAATGGCTTTGTTAAAGTTGTTAAAGAATTGCCCCTAGATATTGCATCAAAAGAACCTTTTCAGGTAGACTGCAGCAAACGCAAAGGCCAATTTGATTACATTGAAAGTGTTCTTCCATCCCTACTGGAACACCGTTACATTTCAATTACACCAGCAATGAGCCAAAGAAGGGACAG GTATCCAAAATATGCAAAAGCTGCACTTTGTCAAGCTTGTTACAGTGCATTACGCCTTACAAGATCCTTGGAAAAGAAAGCTTCAGAACTGCTTGAAGCTATACCGAAACCCTTCCTCTCACTTCACCTTCGGTTTGAACCTGATATGGTGGCGTACAGTCAATGTGAATACTCAGGCCTTTCTATTGCCTCCACGGAAGCCATTGAAGCTGCAAGGGGAGACAGAAAACCATGGACTGGGGAGTTGGCTCGTATTTGGAGAAAACGGGGAAAGTGTCCCTTAACGCCTAATGAGACTGCCATCATACTTAAGGCACTTTCTATTCCTACAAACACAAGTATATATCTTGCAGCTGGGGATGGCCTAATGGAAATTGAAGGGTTAACATCTGTATACACCAATGTTTATAAAAAGTCTGCCCTTCTTAGTGGTGAGGATTTCACAAGCATGCATGGGAACACAAAAGCTGCATTGGATTATTATGTATCTATCAATAGCGATTCGTACATGGCTACATACTTTGGTAACATGGATAAGATGGTAGCTGCCATGCGAGCTTATAAGGGGCTGTATAAAACCCTATTCTTAAGTAGAAGAGCTTTCGCAGAGCTCACTTTTCAGGGCTTGAAAGGGAAGGAGTTGATGCAAGCCTTATGGACAGCTCATAAAGAAGACTTTGTCATGGGAAGAGGGTCTGCTTTGCCGGACTGCTTttgtgaatttaaattttaa
- the LOC110625461 gene encoding O-fucosyltransferase 13 isoform X2, which yields MRRDFCDGVGIARLLNATLVLPKFEAAAYWNESSGFADVFDVDYFIQHINGFVKVVKELPLDIASKEPFQVDCSKRKGQFDYIESVLPSLLEHRYISITPAMSQRRDRYPKYAKAALCQACYSALRLTRSLEKKASELLEAIPKPFLSLHLRFEPDMVAYSQCEYSGLSIASTEAIEAARGDRKPWTGELARIWRKRGKCPLTPNETAIILKALSIPTNTSIYLAAGDGLMEIEGLTSVYTNVYKKSALLSGEDFTSMHGNTKAALDYYVSINSDSYMATYFGNMDKMVAAMRAYKGLYKTLFLSRRAFAELTFQGLKGKELMQALWTAHKEDFVMGRGSALPDCFCEFKF from the exons ATGAGACGAGAT TTCTGTGATGGTGTTGGCATTGCCCGTTTGTTAAATGCAACATTGGTGTTGCCAAAGTTTGAAGCTGCTGCATATTGGAATGAATCAAG TGGCTTTGCAGatgtatttgatgttgattACTTCATTCAACATATAAATGGCTTTGTTAAAGTTGTTAAAGAATTGCCCCTAGATATTGCATCAAAAGAACCTTTTCAGGTAGACTGCAGCAAACGCAAAGGCCAATTTGATTACATTGAAAGTGTTCTTCCATCCCTACTGGAACACCGTTACATTTCAATTACACCAGCAATGAGCCAAAGAAGGGACAG GTATCCAAAATATGCAAAAGCTGCACTTTGTCAAGCTTGTTACAGTGCATTACGCCTTACAAGATCCTTGGAAAAGAAAGCTTCAGAACTGCTTGAAGCTATACCGAAACCCTTCCTCTCACTTCACCTTCGGTTTGAACCTGATATGGTGGCGTACAGTCAATGTGAATACTCAGGCCTTTCTATTGCCTCCACGGAAGCCATTGAAGCTGCAAGGGGAGACAGAAAACCATGGACTGGGGAGTTGGCTCGTATTTGGAGAAAACGGGGAAAGTGTCCCTTAACGCCTAATGAGACTGCCATCATACTTAAGGCACTTTCTATTCCTACAAACACAAGTATATATCTTGCAGCTGGGGATGGCCTAATGGAAATTGAAGGGTTAACATCTGTATACACCAATGTTTATAAAAAGTCTGCCCTTCTTAGTGGTGAGGATTTCACAAGCATGCATGGGAACACAAAAGCTGCATTGGATTATTATGTATCTATCAATAGCGATTCGTACATGGCTACATACTTTGGTAACATGGATAAGATGGTAGCTGCCATGCGAGCTTATAAGGGGCTGTATAAAACCCTATTCTTAAGTAGAAGAGCTTTCGCAGAGCTCACTTTTCAGGGCTTGAAAGGGAAGGAGTTGATGCAAGCCTTATGGACAGCTCATAAAGAAGACTTTGTCATGGGAAGAGGGTCTGCTTTGCCGGACTGCTTttgtgaatttaaattttaa
- the LOC110626101 gene encoding pentatricopeptide repeat-containing protein At1g52620 isoform X2, which yields MSRTLLSRIKPLHHPKPNASSRIPFTPPVKHLVRDTIHIIKTDPSWQESLETHFAGAEARVSEIASFVFDQIRDPELGIKFFQWTSKQSDGSNSLDGFACSSLLKLLARCRVFEKIENLLKIMKAKDLVPTCEALSSVIYMYADCGLVDKALTLYHTAVNVHNCVPDSFACNALLNVLIKDRNVEVARKVYDEVVHRDGDADNYTICIMVNGLCKQGEVEEGRKLIEERWGNGCVPNIVFYNTLIDGYCKKGDIDRANVLLKELKMKGFLPTVRTYGALINGFCKKGKFEAVERLLLEMKERSLTVSVQIYNSIIDARFKHGCKIEAAETVKWIIESGCEPDMATYNILISSSCSYGEAHEAEQLLEEAKKRRLLPNKFSYTPLIHVYCKQGECVRASDFLIEMSERGNTPDLITYGALVHGLVVAGEVDVALTVRDKMSEKGVLLDANIYNVLISGLCKKGRLPAAKLLLAEMLDQNVAPDAFVNATLVDGFIRHGRLDEAKKLFQLTIEKGIDPGVVGYNAMIKGYCKSGKMYDALQCFKRMIDGVDTPDEFTYSTIIDGYVKQNDLQGALRIFGLMVKRTCKPNVVTYTSLINGFCRSRDFNMAETTFKEMRSCGLEPNVVTYTILIGCFCKEGKLLKAFSFFDLMLLNKCEPNDVTFNYLINGLTYRAEIATSDKRRYSQQNGNSLVREFFGMMISDGWDQRAAAYNSILICLCLHKMVKTALRLRDKMTNKGFSPDPVSFAALLHGLCLEGRLHEWRNVIPCNLNEQELQIGVKYSGKLDEFLFQGLTSEASRILHTLVEQLNLKEVHNLKVSSR from the exons ATGTCTAGAACTCTTCTCTCTCGCATCAAACCCCTTCACCACCCAAAACCTAATGCTTCTTCTCGCATTCCCTTCACACCCCCTGTTAAACATCTCGTCAGAGACACCATCCATATCATTAAAACCGACCCATCATGGCAAGAATCTCTGGAAACCCATTTTGCTGGGGCAGAAGCGCGAGTTTCAGAGATTGCAAGCTTTGTGTTTGATCAAATTCGCGACCCAGAATTGGGTATAAAATTCTTTCAATGGACATCAAAACAATCAGATGGAAGCAATTCCTTAGATGGATTTGCTTGTTCTTCACTTTTGAAGCTCTTAGCGAGATGCAGAGTGTTTGAAAAGATTGAAAATTTGTTGAAAATAATGAAAGCCAAGGATTTGGTGCCTACATGTGAAGCTCTGAGTAGTGTTATTTATATGTATGCAGATTGTGGCTTGGTTGATAAGGCTCTTACTTTGTACCATACTGCTGTTAATGTCCATAATTGTGTGCCCGATAGTTTTGCTTGCAATGCATTGCTTAATGTGCTGATAAAAGATAGAAACGTTGAAGTTGCACGCAAAGTATATGACGAAGTGGTCCATAGAGATGGAGATGCTGATAATTATACAATTTGTATAATGGTAAATGGCTTGTGTAAACAGGGGGAGGTTGAGGAGGGTAGGAAGTTGATTGAGGAGAGGTGGGGAAACGGATGTGTGCCGAATATTGTGTTCTATAATACGCTAATCGATGGATATTGCAAGAAAGGAGATATTGACAGGGCTAATGTGCTTCTCAAGGAGTTGAAGATGAAGGGGTTTTTACCTACAGTGAGGACTTATGGTGCTCTAATTAATGGGTTTTGTAAAAAAGGCAAGTTTGAGGCAGTTGAGAGGCTTTTGCTGGAAATGAAGGAGAGGAGTTTGACAGTTAGTGTTCAAATTTATAATAGCATCATTGATGCTCGATTTAAGCATGGTTGCAAAATTGAAGCAGCGGAGACTGTAAAATGGATTATTGAAAGTGGTTGCGAGCCAGATATGGCaacatataatattttgatAAGCAGTTCATGCAGCTATGGAGAAGCTCATGAAGCTGAACAACTTCTTGAAGAGGCAAAAAAGAGGAGATTGTTGCCAAATAAATTTAGTTATACTCCTCTTATACATGTGTATTGTAAACAAGGGGAATGTGTTAGGGCCTCAGATTTTCTTATTGAGATGTCAGAAAGAGGGAATACACCCGATTTGATTACTTATGGAGCACTTGTCCATGGGCTTGTTGTCGCAGGGGAGGTTGATGTGGCATTGACAGTTCGAGACAAAATGTCGGAGAAGGGAGTATTACTTGATGCAAATATTTATAATGTCTTGATAAGTGGACTTTGCAAGAAAGGGAGGCTACCTGCTGCCAAGCTCCTGCTTGCTGAGATGCTTGACCAAAATGTAGCCCCTGACGCATTTGTTAAtgccactttagttgatggatTTATAAGACATGGTAGGCTTGATGAGGCCAAAAAACTCTTTCAGCTCACAATTGAAAAAGGTATAGATCCTGGAGTTGTTGGTTATAATGCCATGATTAAGGGTTACTGCAAATCTGGAAAGATGTATGATGCACTGCAATGCTTTAAAAGAATGATAGATGGAGTTGATACTCCAGATGAATTCACGTATTCCACAATCATAGATGGGTATGTAAAGCAGAATGACTTGCAAGGAGCACTAAGGATTTTTGGGCTGATGGTGAAACGGACATGCAAACCAAATGTTGTAACATATACCTCTCTAATTAATGGATTTTGCCGCAGTAGAGACTTCAATATGGCTGAAACAACTTTTAAAGAGATGAGATCTTGTGGATTGGAGCCTAATGTCGTAACGTACACTATACTTATTGGTTGCTTTTGTAAGGAGGGTAAACTCTTAAAAGCTTTCTCCTTTTTTGATCTAATGTTGCTAAACAAGTGTGAACCTAATGATGTTACCTTCAACTATCTGATAAATGGCTTAACATATAGGGCTGAGATTGCAACTTCTGACAAAAGAAGGTACTCTCAACAGAATGGGAATTCTCTAGTCCGGGAATTTTTTGGAATGATGATATCAGATGGATGGGATCAGAGGGCTGCTGCCTATAATTCTATCCTCATCTGTCTATGCCTACATAAAATGGTGAAAACTGCTTTGAGGCTGCGTGATAAAATGACGAACAAGGGTTTCTCTCCTGATCCTGTTTCTTTTGCTGCATTGCTTCATGGTCTTTGCCTGGAAGGAAGATTGCATGAATGGAGGAATGTCATCCCATGTAATTTGAATGAACAAGAACTCCAAATTGGTGTCAAGTACTCGGGGAAATTAGATGAGTTTCTCTTCCAAGGGCTAACTTCTGAGGCATCACGTATTTTGCATACCTTAGTTGAACAGCTCAAT CTCAAAGAAGTACATAATCTTAAAGTCTCATCAAGATAG
- the LOC110626101 gene encoding pentatricopeptide repeat-containing protein At1g52620 isoform X1 — MSRTLLSRIKPLHHPKPNASSRIPFTPPVKHLVRDTIHIIKTDPSWQESLETHFAGAEARVSEIASFVFDQIRDPELGIKFFQWTSKQSDGSNSLDGFACSSLLKLLARCRVFEKIENLLKIMKAKDLVPTCEALSSVIYMYADCGLVDKALTLYHTAVNVHNCVPDSFACNALLNVLIKDRNVEVARKVYDEVVHRDGDADNYTICIMVNGLCKQGEVEEGRKLIEERWGNGCVPNIVFYNTLIDGYCKKGDIDRANVLLKELKMKGFLPTVRTYGALINGFCKKGKFEAVERLLLEMKERSLTVSVQIYNSIIDARFKHGCKIEAAETVKWIIESGCEPDMATYNILISSSCSYGEAHEAEQLLEEAKKRRLLPNKFSYTPLIHVYCKQGECVRASDFLIEMSERGNTPDLITYGALVHGLVVAGEVDVALTVRDKMSEKGVLLDANIYNVLISGLCKKGRLPAAKLLLAEMLDQNVAPDAFVNATLVDGFIRHGRLDEAKKLFQLTIEKGIDPGVVGYNAMIKGYCKSGKMYDALQCFKRMIDGVDTPDEFTYSTIIDGYVKQNDLQGALRIFGLMVKRTCKPNVVTYTSLINGFCRSRDFNMAETTFKEMRSCGLEPNVVTYTILIGCFCKEGKLLKAFSFFDLMLLNKCEPNDVTFNYLINGLTYRAEIATSDKRRYSQQNGNSLVREFFGMMISDGWDQRAAAYNSILICLCLHKMVKTALRLRDKMTNKGFSPDPVSFAALLHGLCLEGRLHEWRNVIPCNLNEQELQIGVKYSGKLDEFLFQGLTSEASRILHTLVEQLNLKEVHNLKVSSR; from the exons ATGTCTAGAACTCTTCTCTCTCGCATCAAACCCCTTCACCACCCAAAACCTAATGCTTCTTCTCGCATTCCCTTCACACCCCCTGTTAAACATCTCGTCAGAGACACCATCCATATCATTAAAACCGACCCATCATGGCAAGAATCTCTGGAAACCCATTTTGCTGGGGCAGAAGCGCGAGTTTCAGAGATTGCAAGCTTTGTGTTTGATCAAATTCGCGACCCAGAATTGGGTATAAAATTCTTTCAATGGACATCAAAACAATCAGATGGAAGCAATTCCTTAGATGGATTTGCTTGTTCTTCACTTTTGAAGCTCTTAGCGAGATGCAGAGTGTTTGAAAAGATTGAAAATTTGTTGAAAATAATGAAAGCCAAGGATTTGGTGCCTACATGTGAAGCTCTGAGTAGTGTTATTTATATGTATGCAGATTGTGGCTTGGTTGATAAGGCTCTTACTTTGTACCATACTGCTGTTAATGTCCATAATTGTGTGCCCGATAGTTTTGCTTGCAATGCATTGCTTAATGTGCTGATAAAAGATAGAAACGTTGAAGTTGCACGCAAAGTATATGACGAAGTGGTCCATAGAGATGGAGATGCTGATAATTATACAATTTGTATAATGGTAAATGGCTTGTGTAAACAGGGGGAGGTTGAGGAGGGTAGGAAGTTGATTGAGGAGAGGTGGGGAAACGGATGTGTGCCGAATATTGTGTTCTATAATACGCTAATCGATGGATATTGCAAGAAAGGAGATATTGACAGGGCTAATGTGCTTCTCAAGGAGTTGAAGATGAAGGGGTTTTTACCTACAGTGAGGACTTATGGTGCTCTAATTAATGGGTTTTGTAAAAAAGGCAAGTTTGAGGCAGTTGAGAGGCTTTTGCTGGAAATGAAGGAGAGGAGTTTGACAGTTAGTGTTCAAATTTATAATAGCATCATTGATGCTCGATTTAAGCATGGTTGCAAAATTGAAGCAGCGGAGACTGTAAAATGGATTATTGAAAGTGGTTGCGAGCCAGATATGGCaacatataatattttgatAAGCAGTTCATGCAGCTATGGAGAAGCTCATGAAGCTGAACAACTTCTTGAAGAGGCAAAAAAGAGGAGATTGTTGCCAAATAAATTTAGTTATACTCCTCTTATACATGTGTATTGTAAACAAGGGGAATGTGTTAGGGCCTCAGATTTTCTTATTGAGATGTCAGAAAGAGGGAATACACCCGATTTGATTACTTATGGAGCACTTGTCCATGGGCTTGTTGTCGCAGGGGAGGTTGATGTGGCATTGACAGTTCGAGACAAAATGTCGGAGAAGGGAGTATTACTTGATGCAAATATTTATAATGTCTTGATAAGTGGACTTTGCAAGAAAGGGAGGCTACCTGCTGCCAAGCTCCTGCTTGCTGAGATGCTTGACCAAAATGTAGCCCCTGACGCATTTGTTAAtgccactttagttgatggatTTATAAGACATGGTAGGCTTGATGAGGCCAAAAAACTCTTTCAGCTCACAATTGAAAAAGGTATAGATCCTGGAGTTGTTGGTTATAATGCCATGATTAAGGGTTACTGCAAATCTGGAAAGATGTATGATGCACTGCAATGCTTTAAAAGAATGATAGATGGAGTTGATACTCCAGATGAATTCACGTATTCCACAATCATAGATGGGTATGTAAAGCAGAATGACTTGCAAGGAGCACTAAGGATTTTTGGGCTGATGGTGAAACGGACATGCAAACCAAATGTTGTAACATATACCTCTCTAATTAATGGATTTTGCCGCAGTAGAGACTTCAATATGGCTGAAACAACTTTTAAAGAGATGAGATCTTGTGGATTGGAGCCTAATGTCGTAACGTACACTATACTTATTGGTTGCTTTTGTAAGGAGGGTAAACTCTTAAAAGCTTTCTCCTTTTTTGATCTAATGTTGCTAAACAAGTGTGAACCTAATGATGTTACCTTCAACTATCTGATAAATGGCTTAACATATAGGGCTGAGATTGCAACTTCTGACAAAAGAAGGTACTCTCAACAGAATGGGAATTCTCTAGTCCGGGAATTTTTTGGAATGATGATATCAGATGGATGGGATCAGAGGGCTGCTGCCTATAATTCTATCCTCATCTGTCTATGCCTACATAAAATGGTGAAAACTGCTTTGAGGCTGCGTGATAAAATGACGAACAAGGGTTTCTCTCCTGATCCTGTTTCTTTTGCTGCATTGCTTCATGGTCTTTGCCTGGAAGGAAGATTGCATGAATGGAGGAATGTCATCCCATGTAATTTGAATGAACAAGAACTCCAAATTGGTGTCAAGTACTCGGGGAAATTAGATGAGTTTCTCTTCCAAGGGCTAACTTCTGAGGCATCACGTATTTTGCATACCTTAGTTGAACAGCTCAATCTCAAA GAAGTACATAATCTTAAAGTCTCATCAAGATAG
- the LOC110625957 gene encoding signal peptidase complex catalytic subunit SEC11A: MGWIGDTVDSIKSIQIRQLLTQAVSLGMIVTSALIIWKGLMCITGSESPVVVVLSGSMEPGFKRGDILFLHMSKDPIRAGEIVVFNVDGREIPIVHRVIKVHERQETGEVEVLTKGDNNYGDDRLLYAQGQLWLQRHHIMGRAVGFLPYVGWVTIIMTEKPIIKYILIGALGLLVITSKD, from the exons ATGGGGTGGATCGGAGATACTGTCGATTCCATCAAATCCATCCAGATCCGCCAGCTCCTCACTCAGGCCGTCAGTCTAG GAATGATTGTTACATCTGCTCTAATAATATGGAAGGGGTTGATGTGCATCACTGGTAGTGAGTCTCCTGTAGTGGTTGTTCTATCTGGAAGTATGGAACCTGGCTTTAAGAGG GGGGATATTTTGTTTTTGCACATGAGTAAAGATCCAATTCGTGCAGGAGAGATTGTTGTTTTTAATGTAGAT GGCCGTGAAATTCCAATTGTCCATCGTGTAATCAAG GTACATGAAAGGCAAGAAACGGGGGAAGTTGAGGTCCTCACAAAAG GAGATAATAACTATGGGGATGACAGACTTTTGTATGCTCAAGGTCAGCTGTGGCTGCAGCGGCACCATATCATGGGGAGAGCTGTTGG GTTCTTGCCTTATGTTGGTTGGGTGACAATTATCATGACCGAAAAGCCTATTATCAAG TACATTCTTATTGGCGCATTGGGATTGCTTGTCATAACTTCAAAGGACTGA